In a single window of the Drosophila miranda strain MSH22 chromosome XL, D.miranda_PacBio2.1, whole genome shotgun sequence genome:
- the LOC108157979 gene encoding RING-box protein 1-like, which produces MEDEREQSCEEEQSRKSGGYEVAAGSGTAATATAATATAANLDSTDNTRVDADNQPSCSASCRPRSVRFVVKKWNAVAQWSWDIVVDNCAICRNPIMDLCIECQANPNLSSYEECTVAWGVCNHAFHFHCISRWLKTRHVCPLDNREWEFLKYGR; this is translated from the coding sequence ATGGAAGACGAAAGAGAACAGAGCTGCGAGGAGGAACAGTCCCGGAAGAGCGGGGGCTACGAGGTCGCCGCGGGGTCGGGCACGGCAGCCACGGCCACGGCAGCCACGGCCACGGCAGCTAATCTTGATAGTACAGATAATACTAGGGTGGATGCCGACAACCAGCCCTCGTGCAGTGCAAGCTGCCGTCCAAGATCGGTACGTTTCGTGGTGAAAAAGTGGAACGCGGTGGCCCAGTGGTCCTGGGACATAGTGGTGGACAACTGTGCCATCTGCCGGAACCCGATCATGGACCTCTGCATCGAATGCCAGGCCAACCCGAACCTCAGCTCCTATGAGGAATGCACCGTGGCCTGGGGCGTGTGCAATCACGCCTTTCACTTTCACTGCATTTCGCGCTGGCTCAAGACGCGCCACGTCTGTCCGCTCGATAATCGCGAGTGGGAGTTCCTGAAATACGGACGCTAG